One Sphingomonas limnosediminicola DNA segment encodes these proteins:
- the serB gene encoding phosphoserine phosphatase SerB, producing the protein MAIATLIAAGRLDDRLVERALGLLREIDPKASFSHWIDEGDAADLRFAGDPKAARWVLEPLGRVDIAVQPEEPRWKKLLVADMDSTIVGQECLDELADYAGLKAEVAGITDRAMRGELDFSGALRERVRLLAGLDQGALGLCLKERVEVTEGAETLVQTMRAGGASCLLVSGGFLSFAEPIAKAVGFDRVKANRLVFAGGKLSGDVGDPIVDAMAKRDSLIEVREQLKLEPSEVLAVGDGANDKLMIEEAGLGVAFKGKPVLVEAADATLNHHGLDALLWVQGVRRRDWYKG; encoded by the coding sequence TAGCAGCCGGACGGCTCGATGACAGATTGGTGGAGCGCGCGCTCGGCCTTCTACGCGAGATCGACCCCAAAGCCAGTTTCAGCCACTGGATCGACGAAGGCGATGCGGCCGATCTTCGCTTCGCCGGCGATCCGAAGGCGGCGCGGTGGGTGCTCGAACCGCTCGGCCGGGTCGACATCGCCGTCCAGCCGGAGGAGCCACGCTGGAAGAAGCTGCTGGTCGCCGACATGGATTCGACGATCGTTGGGCAGGAATGCCTCGACGAGCTTGCTGATTATGCGGGACTGAAGGCCGAGGTGGCCGGAATCACCGACCGAGCAATGCGCGGCGAGCTAGACTTCAGCGGCGCGCTCCGGGAACGCGTTCGATTGCTAGCCGGTCTCGATCAAGGGGCGCTGGGATTGTGCCTTAAGGAACGGGTGGAAGTCACTGAAGGCGCTGAGACTCTCGTCCAAACGATGCGGGCTGGCGGAGCCAGCTGCCTGCTGGTCTCAGGCGGCTTTCTGTCTTTCGCCGAGCCGATCGCGAAGGCGGTCGGCTTTGATCGCGTTAAGGCGAACCGCCTCGTATTCGCAGGCGGCAAGCTCAGTGGGGATGTCGGAGACCCGATTGTCGACGCGATGGCCAAGCGCGATTCGCTCATCGAGGTACGCGAGCAACTCAAGCTAGAACCATCGGAAGTGCTCGCCGTGGGCGACGGCGCGAATGACAAGCTGATGATTGAGGAAGCGGGACTAGGCGTGGCTTTCAAGGGCAAGCCGGTGCTCGTCGAAGCGGCCGACGCGACGCTCAACCATCACGGGCTGGACGCGCTTCTTTGGGTTCAGGGGGTTCGGCGCCGTGACTGGTATAAAGGCTGA
- a CDS encoding SPOR domain-containing protein has protein sequence MKHLVAVALIGVALAPLSAQSVKSGIAAWQRADYAGAVAIWRPLAERGDVDAAFNLGQAYRLGRGVPINLAAAKNWFERAAKKGHVDAQTTLGLLLFENGDREAGIKWLKTASDKGDARAMLVYGTALFNGDAVKRDRVLGYALVSRAAAQGLAPAQETLTQLDGLMPLDQRRKGVALAMAKAKSAPSPGTKVKKPTPPQVTQPKLSPAVSPPVASAAVTGGWRIQLGAFSHHAGAQSLFQKLSGGLAGKQPYYVVAGPVTRLQVGPYPSRASAASACASLSARGQACFPVPGK, from the coding sequence ATGAAACACTTGGTTGCGGTGGCCCTGATCGGCGTGGCCCTAGCGCCACTGTCTGCACAAAGCGTGAAAAGTGGAATCGCGGCTTGGCAGCGTGCCGATTATGCCGGCGCTGTAGCGATTTGGCGTCCGCTCGCTGAACGCGGCGATGTCGATGCCGCCTTCAATCTCGGCCAGGCTTATCGGCTGGGGCGCGGCGTCCCCATCAATCTCGCCGCAGCCAAGAACTGGTTCGAGCGCGCCGCCAAGAAAGGCCATGTCGACGCGCAGACGACGCTCGGCCTGTTGCTGTTCGAGAATGGCGACCGCGAGGCCGGCATCAAGTGGCTGAAGACCGCGTCCGACAAGGGCGATGCCAGAGCCATGCTCGTCTACGGCACGGCGTTGTTCAACGGGGACGCGGTGAAGCGAGACCGCGTGCTAGGATATGCGCTCGTCAGCAGGGCGGCAGCGCAGGGGCTCGCGCCCGCGCAAGAGACCCTGACGCAACTCGACGGGCTAATGCCCCTAGACCAACGCAGGAAGGGCGTCGCACTCGCGATGGCGAAAGCGAAGAGCGCGCCGTCGCCGGGCACGAAGGTGAAGAAACCCACCCCCCCGCAGGTTACTCAGCCCAAGCTGTCGCCCGCAGTGTCACCGCCTGTGGCGAGTGCGGCCGTGACCGGCGGCTGGCGGATTCAGCTCGGCGCCTTTTCGCATCACGCTGGCGCGCAGAGCCTGTTCCAAAAGCTGTCGGGCGGCCTAGCGGGCAAGCAGCCATATTATGTGGTGGCGGGACCCGTTACGCGGTTGCAGGTCGGCCCCTACCCCAGCCGCGCGTCGGCTGCTTCCGCATGCGCATCACTGTCCGCGCGCGGGCAAGCATGCTTCCCGGTGCCGGGAAAGTAG
- a CDS encoding SPOR domain-containing protein, which translates to MSGCAAPSSHVSSASFGGKTNGEVGLAVRALAALSANNVPAAIDFAERAVQKTPDDAGFRALLGSAYFAGGRFKSAEQAYKDSLSIYSNQPQVVLKLALVEIALGKSNEALGFLEAGRGVLDPADYGLAVALAGRPNDAIQVLEPAARRSDADARVRQNLALAYAFAGDWTNARTVASQDVPADQLDTRIHQWMQMATPGKESTAVASLVGVTPAAIDPGQPTRLALNKTNSDTRMASAVPVAPAPAPAPVPQEQFAAAISAPAPVEAAPAAVAPVEMAQAAPPPAAEPFAYVSPKSKKTPALKSEKVKQASALPKKPGQVQTASLRRGNSRAVVQLGSYSNSKSVLTAWNAAARRYRSLQEYAPVSARFSSQRGTFYRLSVQGFGSVNEAAALCSSLRRSGGSCFVRYVAGDAPVEIASR; encoded by the coding sequence ATGAGCGGCTGCGCGGCTCCGTCGAGCCATGTCAGCAGCGCTTCCTTCGGCGGCAAGACGAATGGGGAGGTCGGTCTCGCGGTCCGCGCGCTAGCGGCCCTCAGCGCCAACAATGTCCCGGCCGCGATCGATTTCGCCGAGCGCGCGGTGCAAAAGACTCCCGACGACGCCGGTTTCCGCGCGCTCCTTGGAAGCGCCTATTTTGCCGGCGGCCGCTTCAAGTCGGCCGAGCAGGCATACAAGGACTCGCTGTCCATCTATTCGAACCAGCCGCAGGTCGTCCTGAAGCTGGCGTTGGTCGAGATCGCTCTCGGCAAGAGCAACGAAGCGCTCGGCTTCCTCGAAGCCGGCCGCGGCGTGCTCGACCCAGCCGATTACGGTCTGGCGGTGGCGCTTGCCGGACGTCCGAACGATGCGATCCAGGTCCTGGAGCCAGCCGCTCGCCGGTCCGACGCCGACGCTCGCGTCCGCCAGAACCTGGCGCTTGCATACGCGTTCGCCGGTGATTGGACGAATGCCCGTACCGTCGCCTCGCAGGACGTTCCCGCCGACCAGCTCGACACGCGTATCCATCAGTGGATGCAGATGGCGACGCCGGGGAAGGAATCGACGGCCGTCGCTTCGCTGGTTGGCGTGACGCCGGCTGCAATCGATCCGGGTCAGCCGACGCGCTTGGCGCTCAACAAGACCAATAGCGACACGCGCATGGCTTCGGCTGTGCCTGTTGCTCCGGCCCCCGCGCCGGCTCCAGTACCGCAGGAGCAGTTCGCTGCCGCCATTTCGGCGCCCGCGCCGGTCGAGGCTGCTCCGGCAGCGGTTGCTCCGGTTGAAATGGCGCAGGCTGCGCCGCCGCCGGCTGCCGAGCCGTTCGCTTATGTTTCGCCCAAGTCGAAGAAGACGCCGGCTCTTAAGTCGGAGAAGGTGAAGCAGGCATCTGCTTTGCCCAAAAAGCCGGGCCAGGTGCAGACAGCTTCGCTTCGTCGCGGCAACTCGCGCGCGGTGGTCCAGCTCGGCTCCTACAGCAATTCGAAGAGCGTCCTGACGGCGTGGAATGCGGCTGCTCGCCGCTACCGCTCGCTGCAGGAATATGCGCCGGTAAGCGCTCGCTTCTCCAGTCAGCGGGGCACGTTCTACCGCTTGTCGGTGCAGGGCTTCGGCAGCGTCAATGAGGCTGCTGCTCTTTGCTCGTCGCTGCGGCGTTCGGGCGGAAGCTGCTTCGTCCGCTACGTCGCGGGCGATGCGCCGGTCGAAATCGCCTCGCGCTAA
- a CDS encoding ParA family protein — protein MRVLAMASQKGGSGKTTLSGHLAVQAQMSGAGPVCLIDIDPQGSLADWWNEREAEMPAFAQTTVARLASDLEVLRQQGFRLAVIDTPPAITMAIQSVIAVAELIVIPTRPSPHDLRAVGATVDLCDRAGKPLIFVVNAATPKAKITYEAAVALSQHGTVAPVTLHHRTDFAASMIDGRTVMEIDPGGRSAKEVVELWDYISDRLEKNFRRTVFAAPGAAPGIAAASPRPVGGFGRRVVGQ, from the coding sequence ATGCGCGTTCTGGCTATGGCATCGCAGAAGGGCGGGTCCGGTAAAACGACTCTGTCCGGCCATCTTGCGGTGCAAGCGCAGATGTCTGGGGCGGGTCCCGTTTGCCTCATCGACATCGATCCGCAAGGCAGCCTTGCCGACTGGTGGAACGAGCGAGAAGCCGAGATGCCGGCTTTTGCACAGACGACGGTCGCCCGCCTTGCGAGCGATCTCGAAGTGCTTCGCCAGCAGGGCTTCCGCCTGGCCGTCATCGACACGCCGCCGGCGATCACCATGGCGATCCAAAGCGTCATCGCTGTTGCCGAACTCATCGTCATCCCGACTCGCCCGAGCCCGCACGACCTTCGCGCCGTTGGTGCGACGGTTGATCTCTGCGATCGGGCCGGCAAGCCGTTGATCTTCGTTGTCAACGCGGCAACGCCGAAAGCTAAGATCACTTATGAAGCCGCCGTCGCGCTTTCGCAGCACGGCACTGTTGCTCCAGTCACCCTTCATCACCGCACGGACTTTGCCGCCTCGATGATCGACGGCCGCACCGTGATGGAGATCGATCCGGGTGGCCGCTCGGCCAAGGAAGTCGTCGAGCTGTGGGATTATATCTCGGATCGTCTCGAAAAGAATTTCCGGCGCACTGTGTTCGCAGCGCCGGGTGCAGCGCCGGGCATCGCCGCGGCCAGTCCGCGTCCGGTCGGTGGCTTCGGTCGCCGCGTCGTCGGTCAGTAA